A window of the Cicer arietinum cultivar CDC Frontier isolate Library 1 chromosome 6, Cicar.CDCFrontier_v2.0, whole genome shotgun sequence genome harbors these coding sequences:
- the LOC113784327 gene encoding ribonuclease 1-like, with amino-acid sequence MPCKPNVPIKFTLHGLWPSNHSGFEPSFCSQTKLNTGLIVGDLKTRLIAEWPNLNGVDDHFWSYEWDKHGTCSSMPHNPLGYLSLALTIKNKHEILPIFARANIVPHPNKTYTRSLINSTIFGAIHVIPQLSCVFDAKRNSYLLEIRLCLDQTGATFINCNPYNNCGNNIILPL; translated from the exons ATGCCATGCAAACCCAATGTACCCATCAAATTCACCCTTCATGGATTATGGCCTTCCAATCATAGTGGATTTGAACCATCTTTTTGCTCCCAAACTAAACTAAATACT gGTTTAATTGTTGGGGATTTGAAGACTCGTCTTATAGCCGAATGGCCAAATTTAAACGGAGTTGATGATCACTTTTGGAGCTATGAATGGGATAAACATGGCACATGTTCATCCATGCCACATAACCCATTAGGATATCTATCACTTGCATTGACGATAAAAAATAAGCATGAAATATTACCTATTTTTGCAAGAGCCAACATTGTTCCTCATCCAAACAAAACTTATACGAGATCTTTGATTAACAGTACAATATTTGGAGCAATTCATGTAATACCGCAACTTTCTTGTGTGTTCGATGCAAAGAGAAATTCGTATCTCTTAGAAATAAGACTTTGTTTGGACCAAACTGGAGCTACTTTCATCAATTGTAATCCTTACAATAATTGTGGCAACAACATAATTTTGCCACTGTGA